From the Leptolyngbya sp. O-77 genome, one window contains:
- a CDS encoding glycerol-3-phosphate acyltransferase, translating to MSLMQVWGVFLIFVLCPVLGALPLIEWVVRGLTGKRLSKLGTGNVSVSAAFYHGGQMAGILAVLSEAGKGLAAVMLARQFFPAGSLWEVVALMALVMGRYWGGRGAGTTNVVWGFVLHDPAAAGLIALIGGIGFTLLRDRTLGKLSVLVLMPVIVALLHPYDGKRVAATALLSLLLAWIYQKIPDDLDLSAEEAQQESKRVFQFFRGDRALRSLDQPLSPEKFGSKAATLATLKRLGYAVPEGWVLPPGDDPAPLLNALSPSADAPLVVRSSAIGEDSDTASAAGQYESFLDITSLPALEQAILRCQGSYNLPRAVQYRQRQGTPDGGMAVLVQRQVAGAFSGVAFSRDPIQRQGEAVVIEALPGRADQVVSGRVTPESYRVWLPESLEDADDPAAFQVEGSGDVPLAVIRRVAWLTRQLESHFHGIPQDVEWSDDGQQVWILQSRPITTLVPIWTRKIAAEVIPGFIRPLTWSINRPLTCGVWGEIFTIVLGDRAQGLDFEETATLHHSAAYFNATLLGDIFRRMGLPPESLEFLTRGAKFSKPPLASTLRNVSGLLRLVQRERRLLKEFTQCDRQQFAPALSDLAAQPADLLAPADLLDRIDQILELLRPATYFNILAPLGFAARRALFRVDEAALDNRVMPEVAAVRSLQTLAQQARSHLPAPPADPDVLLMQLRETPAGRDILHQFDQFLDRYGYLSEVGTDIAVPTWREAPQAVQRQLAQFAQLNQLAPMPTASQSKPPAGKVRTLQQRLDLKGRVAEVYNRLLAELRWSVVALERCWLADGLLKAAGDIFFLEISEIRALVTEQDANWSSVKRRVQERRSRFEEDSQQTNIPLLAYGYEPPCPETQPERPALSRLIGIGASPGIAVGTVMVVRSPQDAPPLDRSYILVVPYTDAGWAPLLAQVGGLIAEVGGRLSHGAIVAREYQVPAVMNLASATQQLRSGQRVRLDGETGVVEVVEPE from the coding sequence ATGTCGCTGATGCAAGTTTGGGGCGTTTTTCTGATTTTTGTGCTGTGCCCCGTGCTGGGGGCGCTGCCGCTGATCGAGTGGGTCGTGCGCGGGCTGACGGGGAAGCGCCTGTCAAAGCTGGGCACGGGCAACGTTAGCGTGTCGGCGGCGTTTTATCACGGTGGGCAGATGGCGGGCATTCTCGCGGTGCTGTCGGAGGCGGGCAAAGGGCTGGCGGCGGTGATGCTGGCGCGGCAGTTTTTTCCGGCGGGGTCGCTGTGGGAAGTGGTGGCGCTGATGGCGCTGGTGATGGGGCGCTATTGGGGCGGGCGCGGCGCGGGCACGACCAACGTGGTGTGGGGCTTTGTGCTGCACGACCCGGCGGCGGCAGGGCTGATCGCGCTGATCGGCGGCATCGGGTTTACACTGTTGCGCGATCGCACGCTTGGCAAGCTCAGCGTCCTCGTCCTGATGCCCGTCATCGTGGCGCTGCTGCATCCCTATGACGGCAAGCGCGTTGCTGCGACAGCCCTGCTCAGCCTGCTGCTGGCGTGGATTTATCAAAAAATTCCCGATGATTTAGACCTGTCGGCTGAGGAAGCTCAGCAGGAGTCGAAGCGCGTGTTTCAGTTTTTTCGGGGCGACCGGGCGTTGCGATCGCTCGACCAACCCCTTTCACCAGAAAAATTTGGCTCCAAAGCCGCCACCCTGGCGACCCTCAAGCGGCTAGGCTATGCCGTGCCTGAGGGCTGGGTGCTGCCGCCGGGAGACGACCCTGCGCCGCTGCTGAATGCCCTCTCGCCCAGCGCCGACGCGCCGCTGGTGGTGCGCTCCTCTGCCATTGGCGAAGATTCTGACACGGCTTCGGCGGCGGGGCAGTACGAGTCGTTTCTGGACATCACCAGTCTGCCCGCGCTGGAGCAGGCAATCTTGCGCTGTCAGGGGTCCTACAACCTGCCCAGAGCGGTGCAATATCGCCAGCGCCAGGGCACTCCAGACGGCGGCATGGCGGTGCTGGTGCAGCGGCAGGTGGCGGGCGCGTTTTCGGGGGTGGCCTTCAGCCGCGACCCGATCCAGCGGCAGGGCGAAGCGGTGGTGATCGAGGCACTGCCGGGGCGGGCGGATCAGGTGGTGTCAGGTCGGGTCACGCCGGAATCCTATCGCGTGTGGCTGCCGGAGTCCCTGGAGGACGCAGACGACCCCGCCGCGTTTCAGGTGGAAGGGTCGGGCGACGTGCCGCTGGCGGTGATTCGCCGGGTGGCGTGGCTAACTCGACAGCTAGAGTCCCACTTTCACGGCATTCCGCAGGACGTGGAATGGAGCGACGACGGGCAGCAGGTGTGGATTTTGCAGTCGCGCCCGATCACCACGCTGGTGCCCATCTGGACGCGCAAGATTGCTGCTGAGGTGATTCCCGGCTTTATCCGGCCGCTCACCTGGTCGATCAACCGGCCGCTGACCTGCGGCGTGTGGGGCGAGATTTTTACCATCGTGCTGGGCGATCGCGCTCAGGGGCTGGACTTTGAGGAAACGGCGACGCTGCACCACTCCGCTGCCTACTTTAACGCGACGCTGCTGGGCGATATCTTTCGTCGGATGGGGCTGCCGCCGGAGAGCCTGGAATTTCTCACACGCGGCGCAAAATTCAGCAAGCCGCCGCTGGCTTCCACGCTGCGAAACGTATCTGGACTGCTGCGGCTGGTGCAGCGCGAACGACGACTGCTAAAGGAGTTTACCCAGTGCGATCGCCAGCAGTTTGCCCCGGCGCTGTCCGACCTGGCCGCCCAGCCCGCCGACTTGCTGGCCCCTGCCGATCTGCTCGATCGCATCGACCAGATTTTGGAACTGCTGCGCCCTGCCACCTACTTCAATATCCTCGCACCGCTGGGATTTGCCGCCCGACGCGCCTTGTTCCGGGTGGATGAAGCGGCGCTCGATAACCGCGTGATGCCGGAGGTGGCGGCCGTGCGATCGCTCCAAACCTTGGCCCAACAAGCGCGATCGCACCTGCCTGCGCCCCCTGCTGACCCTGACGTGCTGTTGATGCAGCTTAGGGAAACCCCGGCGGGACGGGACATTCTCCACCAGTTTGACCAGTTCCTCGACCGCTATGGCTACCTCAGCGAGGTGGGGACAGATATCGCCGTTCCGACTTGGCGCGAGGCTCCCCAGGCTGTGCAGCGCCAGCTTGCCCAATTTGCCCAGCTTAACCAGCTTGCGCCCATGCCCACTGCGTCGCAGTCTAAACCACCCGCTGGCAAGGTGCGAACCCTCCAGCAGCGGCTCGACCTCAAGGGGCGCGTGGCTGAGGTCTACAATCGCCTGCTGGCAGAACTTCGCTGGAGCGTTGTAGCGCTAGAGCGGTGCTGGCTGGCTGACGGCTTGCTGAAAGCGGCTGGCGATATTTTCTTCCTGGAAATTTCGGAAATTCGGGCGCTGGTGACGGAACAGGATGCCAACTGGAGTTCGGTAAAACGGCGGGTGCAGGAGCGGCGATCGCGCTTCGAGGAAGATTCCCAGCAGACCAATATTCCCCTGCTGGCCTATGGCTACGAGCCGCCGTGCCCAGAAACCCAGCCAGAACGGCCTGCCCTCAGCAGACTGATCGGCATCGGAGCCAGCCCTGGCATCGCGGTGGGAACGGTCATGGTAGTGCGATCGCCCCAAGACGCGCCGCCCCTCGACCGCTCCTATATTCTCGTTGTGCCCTACACCGACGCAGGCTGGGCCCCGCTGCTAGCGCAGGTCGGCGGGCTAATTGCCGAAGTTGGAGGGCGGCTCTCCCACGGGGCGATCGTCGCCCGCGAATACCAGGTTCCCGCCGTGATGAACCTGGCCAGCGCCACGCAACAGCTTCGATCTGGCCAGCGGGTGCGGCTGG
- a CDS encoding DUF6962 family protein, giving the protein MPWPAQSAEPTARRPHAMTLSEPITTLTDYAIALECLIFAVCLLKQAEPPKPTKGWILAFGSTALAAALGGTLHGFIERVSPLWAVGLWRVMLLALGVASYGLVAGASANYALGNTRVWVRRLALGKLAMYGLWAWQAKSFGGAIADYLLSMLVVVGLVGSGVVFAVPAQRVATRWLVGGVGLSFAAAGVQVVQLALRPWLMPNDLYHLVQMVALYAFFRAAR; this is encoded by the coding sequence TTGCCCTGGCCAGCCCAGTCCGCTGAACCCACTGCCCGCAGGCCCCATGCGATGACGCTGAGCGAACCCATTACCACGCTGACCGATTATGCGATCGCCCTGGAGTGCCTGATCTTTGCGGTCTGCTTGCTGAAACAGGCGGAACCCCCCAAGCCCACAAAGGGGTGGATACTGGCCTTTGGCAGCACGGCGCTGGCTGCGGCCCTGGGCGGCACGCTGCATGGGTTTATCGAGAGGGTATCGCCCCTCTGGGCCGTGGGTCTGTGGCGAGTCATGCTGCTGGCGCTGGGGGTTGCAAGCTATGGGTTGGTAGCTGGCGCAAGTGCGAACTATGCACTGGGCAACACAAGGGTCTGGGTGCGGCGGCTGGCGCTGGGCAAGCTAGCGATGTATGGGCTGTGGGCGTGGCAGGCGAAATCCTTTGGAGGGGCGATCGCCGACTATCTGCTGTCTATGCTGGTGGTCGTGGGCCTGGTAGGGTCGGGGGTGGTTTTCGCGGTTCCGGCGCAGCGGGTTGCCACACGGTGGCTGGTGGGCGGGGTAGGTCTGTCATTTGCCGCCGCTGGGGTGCAGGTGGTGCAGCTTGCCCTGCGGCCCTGGCTCATGCCTAATGACCTCTATCATCTGGTGCAGATGGTCGCGCTCTATGCCTTCTTTCGTGCAGCCAGATAA
- a CDS encoding ArsR/SmtB family transcription factor, producing MNLPKSAPPTAVPTCCTPLLAGALPPEDAARLAALFRVLGEPARLQLLSLIASQPGQEACVCELTEPLGLSQPTISHHLKVMYEAGLLQKERRGNWIYYRLVGDRLEQLRVALASPVR from the coding sequence ATGAATTTACCTAAATCTGCTCCGCCAACTGCCGTGCCGACCTGCTGCACTCCGCTGCTGGCAGGCGCATTACCGCCCGAAGACGCGGCCCGGCTTGCTGCCCTGTTTCGCGTGTTGGGCGAACCGGCCCGCCTGCAACTGCTCAGCCTGATTGCGTCCCAACCGGGTCAGGAAGCCTGCGTCTGCGAATTGACCGAGCCGCTAGGTTTGTCGCAGCCGACCATCAGCCACCACCTCAAGGTGATGTACGAAGCGGGCCTGTTGCAAAAAGAGCGGCGCGGCAACTGGATATATTACCGACTGGTGGGCGATCGCCTCGAACAGTTGCGCGTTGCCCTGGCCAGCCCAGTCCGCTGA
- a CDS encoding ArsI/CadI family heavy metal resistance metalloenzyme, which produces MSRVQLALNVSNIDEAVVFYSKLLGAEPAKQRPGYANFAIAQPPLKLVLIENPNATGRLNHLGVEVETSEEVKMAGDRLAQLDLTTVPESQTNCCYALQDKVWVRDPDGAPWEIYTVLADSPVPPTGGLHPVPAAAASQDCAMCKS; this is translated from the coding sequence ATGTCTCGCGTACAACTGGCGCTGAATGTGAGCAATATTGATGAAGCTGTTGTGTTTTATAGCAAGCTATTGGGTGCGGAGCCTGCCAAGCAACGGCCCGGCTATGCCAACTTTGCGATCGCTCAGCCGCCGCTGAAGCTGGTGCTGATCGAAAATCCCAACGCTACCGGACGGCTCAACCATCTGGGGGTGGAGGTGGAAACGTCGGAGGAGGTGAAGATGGCGGGCGATCGCCTCGCGCAGCTCGACCTGACCACCGTGCCCGAATCGCAAACCAACTGCTGCTATGCGCTGCAAGATAAGGTTTGGGTTCGCGACCCCGACGGCGCTCCGTGGGAAATCTACACCGTCCTGGCAGATTCGCCCGTGCCCCCAACCGGAGGACTGCACCCCGTTCCAGCAGCGGCTGCCTCCCAAGACTGTGCAATGTGCAAGAGCTAA
- the rpe gene encoding ribulose-phosphate 3-epimerase — protein MTLPTSQKPIVIAPSILSADFSRLGDEIKAVDQAGADWIHVDVMDGRFVPNITIGPLIVDAIRPYTQKPLDVHLMIVEPEKYVADFAKAGADIISIHAEHNASPHLHRTLCQIKELGKQAGVVLNPSTPLTLIEYVLEVCDLVLIMSVNPGFGGQSFIPAVLPKIRKLREMCAERGLDPWIEVDGGLKVNNTWQVLEAGANAIVAGSAVFGAKDYAEAIEGIRHSKRPEPALATA, from the coding sequence ATGACCCTGCCCACCTCACAAAAGCCCATCGTCATTGCCCCGTCGATTTTGTCTGCTGACTTCAGCCGCCTGGGTGACGAAATCAAAGCGGTTGACCAGGCCGGAGCCGACTGGATTCACGTAGACGTAATGGATGGTCGCTTTGTCCCCAACATCACCATTGGCCCGCTGATCGTAGACGCGATTCGTCCCTACACCCAAAAGCCCCTGGACGTGCATCTGATGATTGTGGAGCCAGAAAAGTATGTGGCAGACTTCGCCAAAGCCGGAGCCGACATTATCTCTATCCATGCCGAACACAACGCCTCTCCCCACCTGCACCGAACCCTCTGCCAGATCAAGGAACTGGGCAAACAGGCCGGAGTCGTGCTGAATCCGTCTACCCCGCTGACGCTGATCGAGTATGTGCTGGAGGTGTGCGACTTGGTGCTGATTATGAGCGTCAACCCCGGTTTTGGCGGCCAGAGCTTCATTCCGGCAGTGCTGCCCAAGATCCGCAAGCTGCGTGAAATGTGCGCCGAGCGCGGCCTCGACCCCTGGATCGAAGTTGATGGCGGGCTGAAGGTGAACAATACGTGGCAAGTGCTGGAAGCAGGCGCAAACGCAATCGTGGCCGGGTCTGCGGTCTTCGGCGCGAAGGACTATGCCGAAGCCATTGAAGGCATTCGCCACAGCAAGCGCCCAGAACCCGCCCTGGCAACGGCTTAG
- a CDS encoding SDR family oxidoreductase: MASIQNQIVLITGASSGIGAACAHFFAEAGARLILVARRLERLEALAAALKTQFGTETLLLQLDVGDRPRVESTLGALPEAWAAVDILVNNAGLSRGLDKLYEGIIQDWEEMIDTNVKGLLYVTRAILPGMVQRDRGHIINIGSIAGHQPYPGGNVYCATKAAVKSLTECIKLDLLGTAVRITSVDPGMVETEFSEVRFHGDGDRARKVYQGLTPLTADDVADVVLYCATRPAHVNINDVILMPVAQASTTMAHRRS, encoded by the coding sequence ATGGCTTCTATTCAAAACCAAATTGTTCTGATTACGGGTGCAAGCAGTGGGATTGGTGCAGCTTGTGCCCATTTTTTTGCAGAGGCGGGGGCGCGGCTGATTTTGGTAGCGCGGCGATTGGAGCGACTGGAGGCGCTAGCGGCTGCGCTCAAGACCCAGTTTGGAACAGAGACCCTGCTGCTGCAACTGGATGTGGGCGATCGCCCCAGGGTCGAATCCACGCTGGGCGCACTGCCCGAAGCCTGGGCTGCGGTGGATATTTTGGTAAACAATGCTGGGCTGAGCCGAGGGCTAGACAAACTCTACGAGGGCATAATTCAAGACTGGGAAGAAATGATCGACACCAACGTGAAGGGGCTGCTCTACGTGACGCGGGCGATCCTTCCTGGCATGGTGCAGCGCGATCGCGGCCATATCATCAACATCGGCTCCATCGCCGGACACCAGCCCTATCCTGGCGGCAATGTATATTGCGCCACGAAGGCCGCCGTCAAAAGCCTGACGGAATGCATCAAGTTAGATTTGCTAGGAACCGCCGTGCGAATTACTTCAGTCGATCCCGGCATGGTGGAAACCGAATTTAGCGAGGTGCGGTTTCACGGGGATGGCGATCGCGCTCGCAAGGTCTATCAGGGCCTCACCCCACTGACAGCCGACGACGTGGCAGATGTTGTGCTGTACTGCGCCACGCGGCCCGCCCATGTCAATATTAACGATGTGATTCTTATGCCTGTGGCTCAGGCGAGTACCACGATGGCCCATCGCCGCTCCTAG
- the hemB gene encoding porphobilinogen synthase has translation MFPIQRPRRLRSHPQLRRMVSETVLNISDLIYPLFAVPGEGIATEVRSMPGVYQLSIDKIVEEAKEVYDLGIPAIILFGIPADKDTDATGAWHDHGIVQQAATAVKEAVPNLIVIVDTCLCEYTSHGHCGYLEVGDLTGRVLNDPTLELLKKTAVSQAKAGADIIAPSGMMDGFVKAIREGLDEGGFQDIPILSYAAKYASAYYGPFRDAAESAPQFGDRRTYQMDPGNRREALKEIELDIAEGADMLMVKPALSYMDIIWQVKQASNLPVAAYNVSGEYAMIKAAALNGWIDEQRVVLETLTSFKRAGADLILTYHAKDAARWLSSGL, from the coding sequence ATGTTTCCCATTCAGCGTCCTCGTCGTCTCCGCAGTCATCCCCAGTTGCGCCGCATGGTCAGCGAAACGGTGCTGAACATTAGCGACCTGATCTATCCGCTGTTTGCGGTGCCGGGGGAGGGAATTGCGACTGAGGTGCGATCGATGCCAGGAGTATACCAACTGTCGATCGACAAAATCGTAGAGGAAGCAAAGGAAGTCTACGATTTGGGCATTCCTGCCATCATTCTGTTTGGCATTCCTGCCGACAAGGATACCGACGCGACGGGAGCGTGGCACGACCATGGCATTGTGCAACAGGCGGCAACGGCGGTGAAGGAAGCCGTGCCCAACCTGATTGTGATTGTTGATACCTGCCTGTGTGAATACACCTCCCACGGACATTGCGGCTATCTGGAAGTGGGCGACCTGACGGGGCGCGTGCTAAACGACCCAACACTGGAGCTACTCAAGAAAACCGCCGTCTCGCAGGCAAAGGCGGGAGCAGACATCATCGCGCCGTCGGGGATGATGGACGGCTTTGTCAAGGCGATCCGCGAGGGGCTAGACGAAGGTGGGTTTCAAGATATTCCGATTCTGTCCTATGCGGCGAAGTATGCGTCGGCGTATTATGGCCCGTTCCGCGATGCGGCCGAGTCGGCTCCGCAGTTTGGCGATCGCCGCACCTATCAGATGGACCCTGGCAACCGCCGCGAAGCGCTGAAGGAAATTGAGCTAGACATCGCTGAAGGAGCGGATATGCTGATGGTCAAACCCGCACTGTCCTATATGGACATCATCTGGCAGGTGAAGCAGGCATCCAACCTGCCTGTTGCGGCGTATAACGTTTCAGGCGAGTACGCTATGATCAAGGCAGCGGCTCTCAACGGCTGGATTGATGAGCAGCGCGTCGTTTTGGAGACGCTCACGAGTTTTAAGCGTGCTGGGGCAGATTTGATTCTGACTTACCACGCGAAGGATGCCGCCCGCTGGCTTAGTTCTGGTTTGTAG
- a CDS encoding polysaccharide lyase, whose product MTQAQARFPRWAIALLAAATSCSYTPLAVSGAANLTNVASSAESSHPTLLSRATPQSRVLWRGNFGQGWEQRWGVQQRGGFGPQNRQIASERGGTHPLFLRVRYPQGSISPGAVSRYNVPLGGSQFFARLPIGPQEAVRLSYAVRFSSNFNFVRGGKLPGLYGGAGNTGGNIPNGTDGFSTRFMWRQNGAGEVYAYLPTSRGYGTSIGQGNWRFSPGVWHRIDQEVTLNTPGQANGRIRVWFNGRQVLDQRGVTFRTVPQLQIDGILFSTFFGGEDPSWATPRSVHADFADFVVYSVP is encoded by the coding sequence ATGACACAAGCTCAGGCAAGATTTCCACGGTGGGCGATCGCCCTGCTGGCGGCGGCCACAAGCTGCTCATACACGCCGCTTGCGGTTTCTGGTGCAGCCAATCTCACTAACGTTGCATCGTCAGCAGAATCTTCCCACCCTACTTTGCTCAGTCGTGCGACACCTCAATCGCGAGTTCTGTGGCGCGGCAACTTTGGACAGGGCTGGGAACAGCGCTGGGGCGTGCAGCAACGCGGCGGCTTTGGCCCGCAAAATCGACAGATCGCAAGCGAACGGGGCGGTACTCATCCCCTATTCCTGCGCGTCCGCTATCCCCAGGGTTCCATCAGCCCCGGAGCCGTGAGCCGATATAACGTGCCCCTGGGCGGCAGCCAGTTCTTCGCTCGCCTGCCCATTGGCCCCCAGGAAGCAGTGCGGCTCAGCTATGCTGTGCGGTTTTCCAGCAACTTTAATTTCGTGCGCGGCGGCAAGCTGCCCGGACTCTACGGCGGTGCTGGCAACACGGGCGGCAATATTCCCAATGGCACCGATGGGTTCTCAACCCGATTTATGTGGCGGCAAAACGGCGCAGGGGAGGTCTATGCCTATTTGCCGACGAGCCGGGGCTATGGCACCTCGATTGGGCAGGGAAACTGGCGCTTTAGCCCGGGCGTTTGGCACCGCATTGATCAAGAGGTGACGCTGAACACACCCGGTCAGGCGAATGGCCGCATCCGCGTCTGGTTCAACGGCCGTCAGGTTTTGGATCAGCGGGGTGTGACGTTCCGCACCGTGCCACAACTTCAGATCGACGGCATCCTGTTTTCTACCTTCTTTGGCGGAGAAGACCCCTCTTGGGCAACGCCGCGCTCGGTTCATGCCGATTTTGCGGACTTTGTTGTCTACTCAGTTCCGTAA
- a CDS encoding DUF2301 domain-containing membrane protein, which translates to MTHTLAEPEVYQGQFGEFTITKGDRLGVILYRAALMVAALCFAAGTGLVLGRGDDPTVLRWLSPLYTLFSLALGTSLMLIHIYMKPLHRALQAFWLVGAIAAIAVAHLYPEPFVQSVYLHPQTILGVGFTFAALTGIFFKEAFCFNRLETKLLTPLVPLLLLGHMAGVLSPGIESKLLLAWAVLMLIFAVRKCVQAIPPDIGDKSVFEYLQRESQTAKSADQIS; encoded by the coding sequence ATGACCCACACCCTTGCGGAGCCGGAGGTTTATCAGGGACAGTTTGGTGAGTTCACGATTACGAAGGGCGATCGCCTGGGGGTTATTCTTTACCGGGCGGCGCTGATGGTGGCGGCGCTATGTTTTGCAGCGGGCACAGGGCTGGTGCTGGGACGCGGCGACGACCCGACGGTGCTGCGGTGGCTTAGTCCGCTGTATACGCTGTTTTCACTGGCGCTGGGCACAAGCCTGATGCTGATTCATATTTATATGAAGCCGCTGCATCGAGCGCTCCAAGCGTTCTGGCTGGTAGGGGCGATCGCCGCGATCGCCGTTGCCCACCTATATCCAGAGCCATTCGTGCAGTCGGTCTATCTGCACCCGCAGACGATTTTGGGTGTGGGATTTACCTTTGCGGCGCTCACGGGCATTTTCTTCAAAGAAGCGTTTTGCTTTAACCGTCTGGAAACAAAACTGCTGACCCCACTGGTGCCGCTGCTGCTGCTGGGCCACATGGCGGGGGTGTTGTCACCGGGCATCGAAAGTAAACTGCTGCTTGCCTGGGCTGTGCTAATGCTGATCTTTGCGGTGCGAAAGTGTGTCCAGGCAATCCCGCCGGATATCGGCGACAAGAGCGTGTTTGAATATCTCCAGCGGGAAAGCCAGACCGCTAAATCGGCCGATCAAATTAGCTGA